A stretch of Episyrphus balteatus chromosome 2, idEpiBalt1.1, whole genome shotgun sequence DNA encodes these proteins:
- the LOC129911137 gene encoding glutamate receptor ionotropic, kainate 3 → MDRTKNLSLFWSILIHFVIVSGKDINLVFLVEPVQNDIVSDISATIQDVEQFHYGKKLKDNVLVVTGDTKNDIENLCNILSENVAFVIDFSYQPWMESSEFMNSIPYIRVDLIISPFLKIFANFLKEKSANDVALIFENEQDTEEALYRIVQGYPFRVVLVNSAENDFIKRLENLRPTPSYFAIFSKTANMNLIFENIQKAKIFSRPKEWHFIFLDSEENNFKYNEQVENSTKFSINAKELCEALEMQENYCASELKIQKAILLEIMKSIQKFSEATDMKEIEKFSCYKSIPYLTDFDFKPQLKLSKFLTLENNLLSYDLNMSINTFSNDPETKTNVAIWQAGELKKINATISSAKRFFRIGTAESLPWSYYKTDDKTGELLFDENGKPVWEGYCIDFIEILSKYMNFEYELVPPRSGLFGNRLPNGSWDGVVGDLVTGDTDFAVAALKMTSEREEVIDYIAPYYEQTGISIVIRKAVRQTSLFKFMTVLRLEVWLSIVAALVATAIMIWLLDKYSPYSAKNNKDAYPYPCREFTLKESFWFALTSFTPQGGGEAPKAISGRVLVAAYWLFVVLMLATFTANLAAFLTVERMQTPVQSLDQLARQSRINYTVVEGSDTHSYFINMKYAEDTLYRLWKELSLNATSDQRRYRIWDYPIKEQYGHILLAINSSIPVKDAAEGFRKVNEHENADFAFIHDSAEIKYQITKNCNLTEVGEVFAEQPYAIAVQQGSHLSDEISYAILELQRDRYFEGLSAKYWNNSLNKECSRSEDEEGITLESLGGVFIATLFGLALAMITLAAEVVYYKKKNKNNGGSDKIGVIKEVKPINSIAGSTPPPTFEVATFRGRKIPDRITLGDEFKPVIKRREKLGNFVPQSKDFTPKYYE, encoded by the exons ATGGATAGGactaaaaatttaagtttattttggaGTATTTTAATACACTTCGTCATTGTTAGCGGGAAGGATATCAATTTAG TTTTCCTTGTGGAACCAGTACAAAATGACATAGTCAGTGATATATCTGCTACCATACAAGATGTCGAGCAATTTCACTATGGCAAAAAACTAAAGGACAACGTTTTAGTTGTTACAGGAGATACCAAAAATGATATCGAAAATC ttTGCAACATTTTATCCGAAAATGTTGCCTTTGTAATTGACTTCAGCTATCAGCCATGGATGGAAAGCTCTGAATTCATGAACAGTATTCCCTACATTCGTGTTGATTTAATTATTTCAccatttttgaagatttttgcaaattttcttaaagaaaagtCAGCTAATGATGTTGCTTTAATATTCGAAAATGAACAAGATACTGAAGAAGCTCTTTATCGTATCGTCCAAGGATATCCATTTCGAGTGGTTCTGGTCAATTCTGCAGAGAATGATTTTATAAAACGTTTGGAAAATCTACGACCAACTCCTtcatattttgctattttttcgaaaacagcgaatatgaatttgatttttgaaaat attcaaaaagcaaaaatattttcacgacctaaagaatggcattttaTATTCTTGGACTCtgaagaaaataatttcaagTACAATGAGCAAGTTGAGAATTCAACGAAGTTTAGTATTAATGCAAAAGAATTATGTGAGGCATTGGAAATGCAAGAAAACTACTGTGCATCAGAATTGAAG atacaAAAAGCTATCCTTTTGGAAATAATGAAAAGCATTCAAAAGTTTTCAGAAGCCACAGATatgaaagaaattgaaaaattttcctgCTACAAGTCAATACCCTATCTAACTGATTTTGACTTTAAACCTCAGCTCAAATTATCCAAGTTTTTGACACTTGAAAATAACCTTCTTTCTTATGACCTTAATATGTCGattaacactttttcaaatgATCCTGAAACAAAGACAAACGTAGCTATCTGGCAAGCTGGAGAACTTAAGAAAATTAATGCAACTATAAGTTCGGCAAAACGATTTTTTCGCATTGGAACTGCTGAG TCCTTACCATGGAGCTATTATAAAACAGACGATAAAACTGGAGAACtcttatttgatgaaaatggcAAACCAGTATGGGAAGGATATTGTATTGATTTCATTgaaattctttcaaaatatatgaattttgaatatgaactTGTTCCACCAAGGAGTGGTTTGTTTGGAAACAGGCTACCCAACGGAAGTTGGGATGGAGTTGTTGGAGATTTGGTTACTGGAGATACTGATTTTGCTGTTGCTGCATTAAAAATGACTTCTGAACGTGAAGAAGTTATCGATTATATAGCACCGTATTATGAACAAACAGGAATATCAATAG TTATTCGTAAAGCAGTTCGACAAACGTCCTTATTCAAATTTATGACAGTCTTACGATTAGAGGTTTGGCTTAGTATTGTTGCTGCCTTGGTTGCGACTGCTATAATGATATGGTTACTGGATAAATATTCACCTTATAGCGCTAAGAACAATAAAGATGCCTACCCTTATCCTTGCAG AGAATTCACTTTGAAGGAGAGTTTTTGGTTTGCTTTGACTTCTTTTACACCACAAGGTGGTGGTGAGGCTCCTAAAGCTATTTCTGGACGCGTTTTAGTAGCAGCCTATTGGTTATTTGTTGTTCTGATGTTGGCAACATTTACAGCCAATTTAGCTGCTTTTCTAACAGTTGAGCGGATGCAAACCCCGGTTCAGTCTTTGGACCAACTTGCTCGACAATCGAGAATCAATTATACGGTTGTTGAAGGCTCTGATACGCATAGCTATTTCATAAACATGAAATACGCTGAGGACACCTTGTATCGGTTATGGAAAGAATTGTCTCTGAATGCAACCAGCGACCAAAGACGTTACAG aaTTTGGGACTATCCAATCAAAGAACAATACGGACATATTTTACTTGCAATCAACTCTTCGATTCCAGTAAAAGACGCTGCTGAGGGTTTTCGAAAAGTAAACGAGCATGAAAACGCAGATTTTGCCTTTATTCATGATTCAGCTGagataaaatatcaaattacaaaaaattgtaacCTAACTGAGGTCGGAGAGGTCTTTGCTGAGCAACCATATGCAATAGCTGTTCAACAAGGCAGTCATTTATCG gATGAAATAAGTTATGCAATATTGGAATTACAAAGGGATCGTTATTTTGAAGGACTTTCAGCAAAATATTGgaataattcattaaataaagaATGTTCCCGGTCGGAAGATGAAGAAGGCATAACTTTGGAAAGTTTGGGTGGTGTTTTTATAGCAACATTATTTGGTTTGGCTTTAGCTATGATAACTTTAGCAGCTGAAGTTGTTTATtataagaaaaagaacaaaaataatggaGGAAGTGATAAGATTGGTGTGATTAAGGAAGTTAAGCCGATTAATTCAATTGCAGGATCAACACCACCACCAACTTTTGAGGTAGCTACATTTCGTGGGAGGAAGATACCGGATAGGATTACACTGGGAGATGAATTTAAACCTGTTATTAAGAGAAGAGAAAAGCTTGGAAATTTTGTTCCACAGTCAAAAGATTTTACACCAAAGTACTATGAGTAA
- the LOC129911136 gene encoding cyclin-dependent kinase 7 encodes MDSRLQRYEKIDFLGEGQFATVYKARDIHTDDIVAVKKIKIGSREEAQDGINRTALREIKLLHELQHENVIGLVDVFGHKSNVSLVFDFMDTDLEIIIKDPKIVLTQGNIKAYMIMTLQGLEYLHMNWILHRDLKPNNLLVNSKGVLKIGDFGLAKFFGSPSRIYTHQVVTRWYRAPELLFGARQYGTGIDIWAVGCILAELLLRVPFLPGDSDLDQLTKIFQAMGTPNEENWPNVKLLPDFMQFKVFPGTPLQHIFTAAPDDLIELAEKLLALCPSNRCTCSEALDMKYFSTKPAPSLGSKLPLPQSKKETVDEKPSLKRKLLESMEGATLPKKLQF; translated from the exons atggaCAGTCGCTTACAACGttatgaaaaaatagattttctcGGTGAAGGGCAG TTTGCCACAGTTTACAAAGCACGAGATATCCACACCGACGATATCGTAGCcgtgaaaaagataaaaatcggTAGTCGCGAGGAAGCCCAAGATGGCATTAATCGAACTGCCTTGCGTGAAATTAAACTCCTTCACGAATTGCAACATGAAAATGTCATCGGTTTAGTTGATGTCTTTGGACACAAATCAAATGTGTctttagtttttgattttatggacaCAGATTTGGAAATAATCATAAAAGATCCAAAGATTGTCTTGACTCAAGGCAATATAAAAGCTTACATGATAATGACTCTGCAAGGTCTCGAATATTTGCACATGAATTGGATCTTGCATCGTGATTTGAAGCCAAACAATTTGCTAGTGAACTCGAAAGGAGTTTTAAAAATCGGTGATTTTGGGTTGGCAAAGTTCTTTGGGTCGCCAAGTCGAATTTACACTCATCAAGTTGTGACGCGGTGGTATCGAGCGCCGGAATTACTTTTCGGTGCTCGTCAATATGGGACGGGAATTGATATTTGGGCTGTGGGTTGTATTCTCGCCGAATTACTTCTCCGAGTTCCCTTTTTGCCGGGTGACAGTGATTTAGATCAATTGACAAAGATATTTCAAGCAATGGGCACTCCGAATGAAGAGAATTGGCCAAATGTTAAATTACTGCCTGATTTTATGCAGTTTAAAGTGTTCCCTGGAACACCTTTGCAGCATATATTTACTGCAGCTCCAGATGATTTAATTGAATTGGCCGAGAAATTGTTGGCATTGTGTCCATCGAATCGATGTACTTGTAGTGAAGCTTTGGATATGAAATATTTCTCTACTAAACCAGCACCAAGTTTGGGATCGAAGTTGCCATTGCCACAATCGAAAAAGGAAACAGTTGATGAGAAACCGAGTTTGAAGAGGAAATTGTTGGAGTCGATGGAAGGGGCGACACTTCCTAAGAAATTGCagttttaa